One stretch of Priestia megaterium DNA includes these proteins:
- a CDS encoding alpha/beta fold hydrolase, with amino-acid sequence MPFVEIDTNQYLYYEEYGQGIPIIFIHPPGMGNKVFYYQYDLSKHMRVIFPDLSGHGQSPKAAQTVSIPFYANEILRFMDALHLNKAIICGYSAGCLIAQELAIYHSDRIELLIFSGAYPIVRDMPGQLLHKIGLYMVREHLNILITSIARSHTRDKTLRRNLVNYMKKADQESWYQYYNHSLQYNCLDKLHRLTVPLLFMYGGKKDWTIRYMKEYKNKCKHAEFFIFTQQGHQLPTKKGIQFNELITGFVLNKSSL; translated from the coding sequence ATGCCTTTTGTTGAAATAGACACTAATCAATATTTGTATTATGAAGAGTATGGACAGGGTATACCTATCATCTTTATTCATCCACCTGGGATGGGAAATAAAGTGTTTTACTATCAATACGATTTATCCAAGCATATGAGAGTCATCTTTCCTGATTTAAGTGGTCATGGACAAAGCCCAAAAGCTGCACAAACTGTATCAATTCCCTTCTACGCAAACGAAATATTACGCTTTATGGATGCATTACATTTAAACAAGGCCATTATATGTGGCTATTCTGCTGGCTGTCTAATTGCTCAAGAGCTTGCTATTTATCATTCCGATAGAATAGAATTATTAATTTTCTCAGGAGCATATCCTATAGTAAGAGATATGCCTGGACAATTATTACATAAAATAGGATTATATATGGTAAGAGAACACCTAAATATATTAATAACAAGCATTGCTAGAAGTCATACCAGAGACAAGACACTAAGAAGAAACCTAGTTAATTATATGAAAAAAGCCGATCAAGAATCATGGTATCAGTATTATAATCATTCATTACAATATAACTGTTTAGACAAACTTCATCGTTTAACAGTACCTTTGTTGTTTATGTATGGTGGAAAAAAGGATTGGACTATCCGCTATATGAAAGAGTATAAAAATAAATGTAAACATGCTGAATTCTTTATTTTTACACAGCAGGGTCACCAACTGCCTACAAAAAAAGGGATTCAGTTTAATGAACTAATTACAGGGTTTGTCTTAAATAAATCCAGTTTATAA
- a CDS encoding spore germination protein translates to MLFRKVRRRFHKLKQLYTDQQINEQQVLLSLDLDENLQVLRSIYQDCFDVVFRTFLIGGQTKAVLIYIEGLSNIEEIDENVLAPLTSETEERVRSLREMLKKKIHISKMKEVKTFADCIENISIGNPVLFVQHEASGLALGLAKWEKRSIEEPTAESVVRGPREGFVETLGVSTSLLRRKIKSPHLKMKSMKIGSYTNTDVVIAYIEGLADHTLIEEVENRLQRIEIDSVLESGYIEELIEDNSYSPFPQLVNTERPDVAAANLLEGRVVILVDGTPFVLIAPISFFSLLQSPEDYYQRYMISSIIRILRFVFMVLSLLLPSLYVAVLTYHQEMVPTALLISVASSRESVPFPALVEALMMEVTFEALREAGVRLPKQVGAAVSIVGALVIGQAAVQAGLVSAPMVIVVAITGVSSFMVPHYTQGIALRMLRFPIILLAGTLGLLGVMLGVITIVVHLCTLRSFGIPYLTPIAPMKGRELKDALIRAPWWKMDTRPHLTGEFNSYRQSPGQKPNSSKGDE, encoded by the coding sequence ATGTTGTTTCGAAAGGTTCGAAGAAGATTCCATAAGCTAAAACAACTCTATACGGATCAACAGATTAACGAGCAACAAGTACTGCTTTCTTTAGACTTAGATGAAAACCTACAGGTTCTTCGCTCCATCTATCAGGACTGTTTTGATGTAGTCTTTCGGACGTTTTTAATAGGTGGACAAACAAAAGCCGTCCTTATCTATATAGAGGGTTTATCTAATATTGAGGAGATTGATGAGAATGTTCTCGCCCCACTTACGTCAGAAACAGAAGAAAGGGTTCGTAGTTTACGTGAAATGTTAAAGAAAAAGATACACATTTCAAAGATGAAAGAAGTTAAGACGTTCGCAGATTGTATAGAGAATATCTCCATCGGGAACCCTGTGCTTTTCGTACAACATGAAGCATCTGGACTTGCCTTGGGGTTGGCAAAGTGGGAAAAGAGATCGATTGAAGAACCAACCGCAGAAAGTGTTGTACGGGGACCAAGGGAAGGTTTTGTGGAAACATTAGGAGTCAGTACTTCCCTCCTCCGACGGAAGATCAAAAGTCCTCACCTCAAAATGAAATCGATGAAAATCGGGAGTTATACTAACACCGATGTTGTAATTGCCTACATAGAAGGACTTGCGGATCACACCCTTATTGAGGAAGTCGAAAATCGATTGCAGCGCATCGAAATAGATAGTGTATTGGAAAGTGGATATATTGAAGAACTGATTGAAGACAATTCCTATTCTCCTTTTCCTCAACTTGTCAATACAGAACGGCCGGATGTAGCTGCTGCTAATCTCTTAGAGGGGCGTGTAGTGATTCTAGTGGATGGTACTCCTTTTGTCTTAATTGCGCCTATTAGTTTTTTTTCCCTACTTCAGTCGCCAGAAGACTATTACCAACGCTACATGATTAGTTCAATCATCCGCATTTTACGCTTTGTATTTATGGTACTTTCTCTTCTTTTACCTTCGCTCTATGTAGCAGTCCTTACCTACCATCAAGAGATGGTGCCGACGGCCTTGCTGATTAGCGTGGCATCCTCACGGGAAAGTGTTCCCTTTCCAGCACTTGTTGAAGCATTAATGATGGAGGTTACATTTGAAGCACTACGTGAAGCAGGAGTCAGACTTCCAAAACAGGTCGGTGCCGCTGTTAGTATTGTCGGTGCTTTGGTCATCGGTCAAGCTGCAGTTCAGGCCGGTCTGGTTTCTGCTCCAATGGTCATTGTTGTTGCGATTACAGGAGTTTCGTCCTTTATGGTGCCACACTATACGCAAGGAATTGCGTTAAGAATGCTACGCTTTCCTATCATTCTGCTTGCTGGAACGTTGGGTTTGCTTGGAGTTATGCTTGGGGTGATTACAATCGTCGTTCACCTATGTACGTTGCGTTCTTTTGGGATTCCATACTTGACACCAATCGCTCCGATGAAGGGGCGTGAGTTGAAAGATGCCTTGATTCGAGCTCCATGGTGGAAAATGGACACACGCCCCCATTTAACCGGGGAGTTCAACTCATACCGACAGTCCCCTGGACAAAAACCAAATTCCAGTAAAGGAGACGAATAG